A window of Variovorax sp. HW608 genomic DNA:
TGAAGCCGGCCTTGGCCGCGCGCTCGCGGTAGAGCTTCACGAACTCGGCGGCGCCGTAGTTGCTGGTGAAGGGCGGCTGGTCCTCGAAGATCGTGGCCGACAGCGCGTTCTTCGCCTCCGGCGCAGCCAGCAGGGGACCGGGCGAGGGGTAGAGGTAGAAGTGCTGCGGCGGCACATAGTCGATCTTCTTCATCGCATCGAGCAGCAGGTTGCCGTCGAGGCCGATCGCGCCGACCCAGACGAAGTCGGGCTTCGCATCCTTGATGCGGTTGGCGATGGGGCCGAAGTCGCGGTTGCCGAAGTCCCATTCGAGGAACAGCACCTCGGTGAGGCCGCGCTTCTTGAGCACCTCGCGTGCGCCCGCGCTCATGAACTGGATCGACGGGAACTTGCTGGTCACCACCGCCACCGTCTTCGGCGGCTTGGGCGATGCGGCGAGCGCATCGAAGAGCGTGTTGGGCACGGTGTTCGCCGGGTCGGAGCCGATCGACCAGGCCGGGAACTGCATGTCGTACTTGGCCAGCGACGGAATGCCCAGCGTGTGATGCACCAGCACCTTGTTGTAGCGCTGCGCCACCCCCATCGCCGAGAGAATCGCGCCGGTGGCGTAGGGGCCCATGAGCAGATCGACCTTGTCGGCGGTGACCAGCTGCTCGTAGAGCGTGCGCGCGAAATCGGGCTTGGACTGGTCGTCCTTCACCACCCATTCCACCGGCCGGCCGAGCAGGCCGCCGCGCTTGTTGACCTGCTCGATGTAGATGTCGCCCACCAGCTTGTGGATCTGCGCCGTGGCCGAGAGCGGCCCGGTGAGCGCCAGCGTGCTGCCGATGCGGATCGGCTGCCCGGCGGGCGTCTGCGCCATCGAGATGCCGGCTGCCGCGAGCGCGATCGCGGCCACTGCGCTGCGCCGCCCGATGCCATTGGATGTCTTCATGGTTCCTGTCTCCTATTGGTTTCTTCTGTCGGAATCAGTCGACCTGTGCGCCGGAGCGCTTGACCAGCCCGGCCCACTTGGCGAGCTCGGACTTGTTGAAGGGCAGCAATTCGTCGGCGCGCAGCTTGCGCGCTTCGATGCCCTGGTCGCGCAGGCGCGCCATCACCTCGGGTTGGGCCAGCGCGGCGCCGGCCGCGGTGCGCAGTTGCGCGAGCGTGGCCGCTGGTGTCGCGGCGGGGGCATACAGCATGAACCACGCGACCAGATCGAAATCGGCGACGCCCTGCTCCATCAGCGTAGGCACGTCGCTCGCGGCGGCGCTGCGCACCGCGCCGCTTGCGCCGAGCGCGCGCAGCTTGCCGGCCTTGATCTGCGGCAGCACCGCGGCCGGGTGATAGAACATGAAGTCCACCTGCGAGGCCATCACGCTCGTGAGCGCGACCGCGCCCTCCTTGTAGGGCACGTGGATCATCTTGCCGCCGAGCCGCTGCGCGAGCAGCTCGCCCGCGAGGTGGCCCGAGGTGCCGTTGCCGGCCGAGGCGAAGCTGATGCCGGCCGGCTTCGCGGCGGCCCGTGCCAGGTCATTCAGCGACTTGATCGGCGAATCGGCCGCAACGACCAGCAGCGTCGGCGTGTAGCCGATGAAGGCGATGGGCGCGAAGTCGCGCACCGGGTCGTAGGGCAGCCGGGTGAAGAGCGCCGCGTTGATCGCATGCGTGCCGACCGTGCCCATGACCAGCGTGCGGCCGTCGGGCGCGGCCTTGGCGACGAGGTCGGTGCCGGTCGATCCGCCCGCGCCGGCGCGGTTGTCGACGATCACCGGCTGCTGCAGGTTCTTGCCGAGGGCTTCGGCAACGACGCGGCCGACGGTGTCGGTCGTGGTGCCGGCGCCGAAGGGCACGACCATGCGGATCGGCGGGCGGTCCTGTGCGTGCGCGATGCCGGCGACCAGTGCAGCGCCGATCAGTGCGCCGATGAGCCGGCGTCGTGTGTCGTGCAGCCTCATGCCGCGTCTCCTTGCCGGCTGGCCTTCGCTCGCGCCTGCAATGCGGCGCGGATCTCTTCGTTGTGTTCACCGAGCACCGGCGGCGGCCGCACCGCAAGCGAGCGCTGGCCGTCGAAGCTCACCGGCGAACGCACCGTGCGGAACAGCCCCATCACCGGATGCTCGGCCGAGGTCATGAGCTGCAGGTGCCTGGCCTGCGGGTCTTCGAGCGCCTCGCTGGTGTCGTACATCGGCGCGTGGGGCACGTCCTCGCGCTGCAGGCGGCGGCACCACTCGTCGCGTGGCCGGGTGCGAAAGCGCTCGCCGAGCAGCTCGATCAGCGTTTCCTGGTTCGCGATGCGGGCCTCGCGCGTGGCGAAGCGCGGGTCCTCGAAGATGCCCTGCTGCTCGATCGCGGTCGCGAGCCCGCGCCAGAACTTCTCGGGCGAGGACATGTGCAGCGCGATCCACT
This region includes:
- a CDS encoding amino acid ABC transporter substrate-binding protein; the encoded protein is MKTSNGIGRRSAVAAIALAAAGISMAQTPAGQPIRIGSTLALTGPLSATAQIHKLVGDIYIEQVNKRGGLLGRPVEWVVKDDQSKPDFARTLYEQLVTADKVDLLMGPYATGAILSAMGVAQRYNKVLVHHTLGIPSLAKYDMQFPAWSIGSDPANTVPNTLFDALAASPKPPKTVAVVTSKFPSIQFMSAGAREVLKKRGLTEVLFLEWDFGNRDFGPIANRIKDAKPDFVWVGAIGLDGNLLLDAMKKIDYVPPQHFYLYPSPGPLLAAPEAKNALSATIFEDQPPFTSNYGAAEFVKLYRERAAKAGFTDTSVETQAAASYTAWQILEAGIAGTKSLDDKAIANYLKTHKVDTIQGKLRFDGVGNFGDDLMRIKQIQDGKWVVVWPKEVTSGGAKLLAP
- a CDS encoding Bug family tripartite tricarboxylate transporter substrate binding protein; protein product: MRLHDTRRRLIGALIGAALVAGIAHAQDRPPIRMVVPFGAGTTTDTVGRVVAEALGKNLQQPVIVDNRAGAGGSTGTDLVAKAAPDGRTLVMGTVGTHAINAALFTRLPYDPVRDFAPIAFIGYTPTLLVVAADSPIKSLNDLARAAAKPAGISFASAGNGTSGHLAGELLAQRLGGKMIHVPYKEGAVALTSVMASQVDFMFYHPAAVLPQIKAGKLRALGASGAVRSAAASDVPTLMEQGVADFDLVAWFMLYAPAATPAATLAQLRTAAGAALAQPEVMARLRDQGIEARKLRADELLPFNKSELAKWAGLVKRSGAQVD